DNA from Pelobacter propionicus DSM 2379:
TACATCAGCTGATCATCTCCAGCAGGGTGATGTCCAGCGGCTCGGCGAAGAGCTCATCGGACTGAGCCTTCAGGCCGACCAGGTGTGGGGTTTCCAGATGCTGGTCCAGGATCTCCTTGCTGGCCCAGTTTTCGTACAGGATAAAGACAGCCTTGTCGTTCGGATCCTGGTGCAGGTCGTAGTTGATGCAGCCCGCCTCGGCGCGGGTCGGTGCCACGCATGCCAGAATCGCCTGTTTTGCCTTCTCTTCCATCCCCGGCTTTGCCTTGAATCGAGCCAGAACCGTTACCTGTTTGCTTGCCATATTCCCTCCTTATGTTGTTGGGCGAAAAGCCCTGTGATCACGTTGGACAAGAGGTGCGACACAGCATCGGATGCCGAAAAGGCGGCTTAAGCGGGCCGTTCCGACGGCAAAACTGTATCACGGCACTACGCAAATTCAAAACGAAAGTCTGCTGGAGTCGCTGAAAATCCGAA
Protein-coding regions in this window:
- a CDS encoding putative quinol monooxygenase; this encodes MASKQVTVLARFKAKPGMEEKAKQAILACVAPTRAEAGCINYDLHQDPNDKAVFILYENWASKEILDQHLETPHLVGLKAQSDELFAEPLDITLLEMIS